Proteins co-encoded in one Eremothecium sinecaudum strain ATCC 58844 chromosome VI, complete sequence genomic window:
- the ATG31 gene encoding Atg31p (Syntenic homolog of Ashbya gossypii AER409C; Syntenic homolog of Saccharomyces cerevisiae YDR022C (CIS1)), with amino-acid sequence MESFSIVARDKVAVSKSGSHNDKVGIPHPDDSARDAVFLTNIKHIFDDDDDYTINLGELGPIDSDDDIEHVILIQVDSQSEVKKVELISDEFQLLNYELESKNDLVLNILSKFPTEIPNENSVELSELIARYRMQNNHLAKLINDL; translated from the coding sequence ATGGAATCTTTCTCTATTGTTGCTAGGGATAAGGTGGCAGTCTCTAAATCGGGATCACACAACGATAAAGTCGGTATTCCCCATCCAGATGATTCTGCGCGTGACGCAGTATTTCTAACGAATATAAAACATATATTTGACGATGACGACGACTATACCATCAATCTGGGAGAGCTGGGTCCTATCGATTCGGATGACGATATAGAGCACGTGATACTTATACAAGTGGATAGTCAGTCCGAAGTAAAAAAGGTGGAGTTAATTAGTGATGAGTTTCAGCTCTTAAACTATGAATTGGAGTCCAAAAATGATCTTGTACTGAATATTTTGTCCAAGTTTCCAACGGAAATTCCGAATGAGAACTCAGTTGAATTGAGTGAACTCATAGCTAGGTACCGTATGCAGAACAACCATCTTGCGAAGTTAATTAATGATCTATAA
- the FAL1 gene encoding ATP-dependent RNA helicase FAL1 (Syntenic homolog of Ashbya gossypii AER408W; Syntenic homolog of Saccharomyces cerevisiae YDR021W (FAL1)): MSFNRNADRKLSFKTSTKLPICSTFEAMNLQEDLLRGIYAYGFEAPSAIQSRAITQIIKGKDVIAQAQSGTGKTATFTIGMLQVVDTKNKELQALVLSPTRELAAQISHVVSNLGDYMNVSAHACTGGKALQHDIKKFNKGCHVVSGTPGRVLDMIKRRIISTRHIKMLVLDEADELLSEVLGFKQQIYDIFAKLPTSVQVVVVSATMSKDIIEVTKKFITDPVKILVKRDQISLDGIKQYHVNVDKEEWKFDTLCDVYDSLTVTQCVIFCNTKKKVDWLSQRLAEANFTVSSMHGDMKQEERDRVMNDFRSGTSRVLISTDVWARGIDVQQVSLVINYDLPELLENYIHRIGRSGRFGRKGVALNFIVKDEVSKLHEIEKHYSIKIRPLPANMEEIS; the protein is encoded by the coding sequence ATGTCTTTTAATAGGAATGCTGATCGTAAATTAAGTTTTAAGACATCTACTAAGTTGCCTATCTGCTCTACTTTTGAGGCCATGAACCTGCAGGAAGATTTGCTTCGTGGAATTTATGCCTATGGCTTTGAAGCTCCATCAGCAATTCAATCAAGAGCTATTACTCAGATTATCAAAGGTAAAGATGTTATTGCTCAAGCACAATCTGGTACTGGTAAAACTGCTACATTTACTATTGGAATGTTGCAAGTTGTAGATACTAAGAATAAAGAGTTGCAAGCATTGGTTCTGTCGCCGACGAGAGAACTTGCAGCTCAAATCAGCCATGTTGTGAGTAACTTGGGTGACTATATGAACGTATCAGCGCACGCTTGTACTGGTGGTAAGGCTTTACAGCATGACATTAAGAAGTTTAACAAGGGATGTCATGTGGTAAGCGGTACTCCTGGTCGTGTGCTTGACATGATAAAACGGAGGATAATAAGCACGAGACATATTAAAATGCTTGTTTTGGATGAAGCAGATGAGCTACTTAGCGAAGTACTGGGTTTCAAGCAGCAAATATACGATATTTTTGCAAAGCTGCCCACCTCAGTACAAGTAGTGGTTGTGAGTGCTACAATGAGTAAGGATATCATTGAAGTAACGAAAAAATTCATTACGGACCCCGTGAAAATCCTTGTGAAAAGAGATCAAATATCTTTAGATGGCATTAAACAGTACCACGTCAATGTGGACAAGGAGGAGTGGAAATTCGATACTTTATGCGATGTATATGATTCACTGACTGTAACACAGTGCGTGATATTCTGTAATACCAAGAAAAAAGTTGATTGGCTCTCACAACGGTTAGCTGAAGCTAACTTTACGGTCTCCTCGATGCACGGTGATATGAAGCAAGAGGAACGTGATAGAGTCATGAACGACTTCCGTTCGGGAACTTCCAGAGTTCTTATATCCACTGACGTTTGGGCCAGAGGAATTGACGTACAGCAAGTCTCGCTAGTCATCAACTATGACTTACCTGAACTACTGGAAAACTATATTCATCGTATAGGTAGATCCGGACGTTTTGGCCGGAAAGGTGTCGCATTAAACTTTATTGTAAAGGATGAAGTATCAAAACTGCACGAAATAGAGAAACATTACTCCATAAAGATTAGGCCATTGCCAGCAAATATGGAAGAAATTTCTTAA
- the DAS2 gene encoding putative uridine kinase DAS2 (Syntenic homolog of Ashbya gossypii AER407C; Syntenic homolog of Saccharomyces cerevisiae YDR020C (DAS2)), whose amino-acid sequence MKDKVLISIAGSRSIGVYKTGLKIKERLSLLFPYDIIVLDLDSMTKSKVKSYSNEDYDFQTIIETISAPSNKLQIVLLCGSYALYNKDINDAARVKVFLDSECDNRLINLIKTTGVKDKNDLSLILSQYLDVLRPEYLGYIQPTKAVADIIIPSTNESIGTDIIIDGIVKAVEDIQGTRTVKQHGKKLFPQLDFQLERMDLEKERYYDLS is encoded by the coding sequence ATGAAAGATAAGGTGCTGATATCTATTGCTGGGAGTCGTTCTATAGGTGTGTATAAGACGGGCCTGAAGATTAAAGAACGTTTGAGCTTATTATTCCCATATGACATTATAGTCCTTGACCTGGATTCAATGACCAAAAGCAAAGTCAAAAGCTACTCTAACGAGGACTATGACTTCCAGACAATCATCGAAACTATATCAGCGCCGTCTAATAAGTTACAAATAGTGTTGCTATGTGGATCTTACGCTTTGTACAATAAAGATATTAATGATGCTGCAAGAGTTAAGGTATTCTTGGACAGTGAATGCGATAATAGACTTATAAATTTGATTAAAACTACTGGTGTTAAGGACAAAAATGATCTCAGTTTAATTTTATCTCAATATCTTGATGTATTGAGGCCGGAATATTTGGGATATATCCAGCCTACAAAGGCAGTCGCTGATATTATAATTCCGTCTACCAACGAATCCATTGGGACTGATATTATTATAGATGGAATAGTGAAAGCGGTAGAGGATATTCAAGGTACTCGAACAGTAAAACAGCATGGTAAAAAGTTGTTCCCGCAACTGGACTTCCAATTGGAAAGAATGGACCTTGAAAAGGAAAGGTACTACGATTTAAGCTAG
- the TCM62 gene encoding Tcm62p (Syntenic homolog of Ashbya gossypii AER406C; Syntenic homolog of Saccharomyces cerevisiae YBR044C (TCM62)), with translation MGGPSKVFTRGLKTLFTTIHDAKSLTTRQHLLHNIQLLDRALNEATHNKTLLFESKYNHRPLLLSSKDTIRLENAMREFVESLQLTQGYNQHLQLDSKQKLGKIGLELFMECHKGKISPIASALSLGLISIYNRHPSKQTLEAITSSVRKARDFIKANKVNLTSREEIDSLVDSLSLSLVDSVAVKKVLATLDYKPFSMDTVRVLRGKKMQDEIEVSKGWKFPVGVSSASESYLRSLDLPVKKLVSTEKAIVLLWDGPVYESRKILPTLHYASREDKPVLLISTGEVSSEALSVISIHNNKSRRNGAVSRVVLLRYNERDHNGLPLHQNIALASFLGLPKGCESIYFSDYSESIPSKASGADYYGSLESLKATTGECFLYNSLQAEKLGDSQHSTTTITLNVGGSSELEIDQRRASLDVIINDILSHGLASGFVPSHSISIAKCAGLVSTDGLNSAISDTFSRPMQSMLSNMNGLAPFHAAGLVARTVQETKFCIASMPTGETDLIKAGLLEPWQTLDEILANVLDFVRLLAGCNVVVSRICETPKSRDKQKA, from the coding sequence ATGGGTGGCCCTTCAAAGGTATTTACACGTGGTTTAAAGACCCTTTTTACCACAATTCATGACGCCAAGTCTCTAACAACTAGGCAGCACCTTCTTCATAATATTCAGCTGCTAGATCGGGCATTGAATGAGGCGACACATAATAAGACACTGCTATTTGAAAGTAAATATAATCATCGGCCACTATTACTTAGCTCAAAGGATACGATAAGACTTGAAAATGCCATGAGAGAATTTGTGGAAAGTCTACAATTAACTCAAGGTTATAACCAGCACTTGCAGTTAGATTCTAAGCAGAAGCTTGGAAAAATAGGATTGGAGCTGTTTATGGAATGTCATAAAGGAAAGATTTCTCCTATTGCCTCTGCGCTTTCACTTGGTCTCATCTCGATATATAACCGGCATCCTTCGAAGCAGACGCTCGAAGCCATTACTTCCTCTGTGCGTAAAGCTAGAGACTTCATTAAGGCTAATAAGGTTAATTTAACAAGCCGCGAAGAGATAGACTCGCTTGTGGACAGCCTATCACTGTCTCTGGTGGATTCAGTTGCGGTTAAGAAGGTACTAGCTACGTTAGATTACAAGCCCTTTTCCATGGACACTGTAAGAGTGCTACGCGGTAAGAAAATGCAGGACGAAATAGAAGTATCTAAGGGCTGGAAGTTCCCTGTTGGCGTTAGCTCCGCCAGCGAATCATATCTGCGGTCATTGGATCTTCCTGTCAAGAAGCTAGTTTCCACTGAAAAAGCTATCGTCTTGTTGTGGGATGGTCCTGTCTATGAATCTCGTAAGATTTTGCCAACTTTGCATTATGCATCCAGGGAGGATAAGCCTGTTCTTCTCATAAGTACGGGGGAAGTTAGCAGTGAAGCATTAAGTGTTATTTCCATTCACAATAACAAAAGTCGTCGTAATGGCGCAGTTTCCAGAGTCGTACTTTTGCGATACAATGAACGTGATCACAACGGCCTCCCATTACATCAAAACATTGCTCTTGCTTCCTTTTTGGGACTTCCTAAGGGctgcgaaagcatttaCTTTTCTGATTACTCAGAGTCAATACCTAGTAAGGCGTCTGGAGCAGACTACTACGGGTCTTTAGAATCGCTGAAGGCTACTACAGGTGAATGTTTCTTATACAATTCATTACAGGCTGAGAAACTAGGAGATTCGCAGCACTCTACAACTACGATAACACTGAATGTGGGTGGGTCTTCCGAGTTGGAGATTGATCAACGTCGTGCCTCATTAGATGTTATCATCAATGATATTCTGTCTCACGGTCTAGCTAGCGGGTTTGTTCCTTCTCATAGTATCTCCATTGCGAAATGTGCTGGTCTAGTATCCACAGATGGTCTCAATTCTGCCATTAGTGATACGTTCTCCCGGCCTATGCAATCAATGTTAAGCAATATGAATGGGCTAGCCCCATTCCATGCAGCTGGACTTGTTGCGCGGACAGTACAAGAGACAAAATTCTGTATCGCTAGTATGCCCACAGGAGAAACAGATCTGATAAAGGCTGGACTACTAGAACCATGGCAGACATTAGATGAAATACTCGCCAATGTCTTAGACTTTGTGCGGCTATTGGCAGGATGCAATGTTGTAGTGTCGAGAATCTGTGAAACGCCAAAATCGCGTGACAAGCAAAAAGCTTAG
- the SAM3 gene encoding bifunctional polyamine/amino acid permease SAM3 (Syntenic homolog of Ashbya gossypii AER405C; Non-syntenic homolog of Saccharomyces cerevisiae YPL274W (SAM3)), which yields MVKYTDTELVDSFQSSTWVTNEDEVSGTRFTRLMDGFRRHEVVIPEGVDLSKMDEYERNNFILAHQPFRKTLSQRHLTMISIGGTLGTGLFIGIGGSLTEGPGALLLGFAIVGLSIFCVIQSAAELSCQYPVSGSFATHVSRFLEPSIGFTVSNAYALSWLISFPNELTGLAMTMRHWNTSVNPSVWVTIFYVIVIALNLFAVRGFAEAEFWLSIVKILAIIVFLVIGIVIICGGGPGNENGYLGAKYWHDPGSFKKPYFNSLCNTFISAAFTFGGAELVILTASESRKVESISRAAKGTFWRIAIFYISTVAIIGCLVPYTDERLNGNNSNDVATSPFVLALSGTSAFSRNIGHFMNAIILVAVISVANSSVYAASRVMQSLGACGQLPSIFAYVDKRGRPLVGILVSALFGLLAFLVNVSNVTNVFNWLFALCSISSFFTWWCICVSQLRFRKALKAQGLSTDDIAFKSMMGIWSGILGTILNTILIVGEVYVSVKDGDAKTFFQNCLSIPLMICAYVIHKFYKRNKQIYIPAERIDLSLGQSPRDVELMKHENTLRKTKIASSPWYYRTYRFWC from the coding sequence ATGGTAAAATATACGGACACAGAACTGGTCGACTCTTTCCAATCATCAACCTGGGTAACGAATGAGGATGAAGTTTCTGGTACACGTTTCACGAGGCTGATGGATGGCTTTCGAAGGCATGAAGTTGTAATACCAGAGGGTGTTGATTTGTCTAAAATGGACGAATACGAACGtaataattttattttGGCACATCAGCCTTTCAGAAAAACTCTTTCTCAGAGACATTTAACGATGATATCGATAGGTGGCACGCTAGGAACAGGTCTATTCATAGGTATCGGTGGATCTCTTACTGAGGGTCCTGGAGCGTTGTTGCTGGGGTTTGCCATTGTAGGTTTATCTATTTTCTGTGTTATTCAGTCGGCCGCAGAGTTGTCTTGTCAGTATCCTGTGTCAGGGTCTTTTGCGACACATGTATCGCGTTTTTTGGAACCTTCTATTGGGTTTACGGTTTCTAATGCGTATGCATTGTCGTGGTTGATCTCATTTCCAAATGAACTAACTGGGTTGGCTATGACGATGCGACATTGGAACACTTCGGTGAATCCTTCAGTATGGGTAACTATCTTCTACGTTATTGTCATTGCACTTAATTTATTCGCTGTCCGTGGTTTTGCTGAAGCTGAGTTTTGGCTCTCCATTGTCAAAATACTTGCTATTATAGTGTTTCTCGTCATCGGTATCGTCATAATATGCGGCGGTGGTCCAGGAAACGAAAATGGTTATTTGGGAGCAAAGTACTGGCATGATCCTGGCTCTTTTAAGAAGCCTTACTTCAACAGTTTATGTAATACATTTATTTCCGCAGCTTTTACTTTTGGTGGTGCAGAATTGGTCATACTTACGGCGAGTGAGTCACGCAAAGTAGAGTCAATTTCCAGAGCTGCAAAGGGTACCTTCTGGAGAATAGCAATTTTCTACATTTCAACAGTTGCAATCATTGGCTGCTTAGTTCCGTACACTGATGAGAGGTTAAATGGTAATAATTCCAATGATGTCGCTACGTCGCCATTTGTGCTTGCATTGTCGGGAACTAGCGCGTTTAGTAGAAACATCGGTCATTTCATGAATGCGATTATATTGGTTGCGGTGATATCAGTCGCCAATTCTTCGGTCTATGCGGCTTCCCGTGTCATGCAATCCTTAGGCGCTTGCGGTCAATTGCCCTCTATTTTTGCTTATGTTGATAAACGCGGTAGACCGTTAGTGGGAATACTGGTCTCTGCATTATTTGGGTTACTTGCTTTCCTAGTGAATGTGTCTAATGTAACCAACGTTTTCAACTGGTTGTTTGCTCTTTGTTCCATCTCATCGTTCTTCACCTGGTGGTGCATCTGTGTTTCTCAACTAAGATTTAGAAAAGCATTGAAGGCGCAAGGTCTCTCTACCGATGACATTGCCTTCAAGTCGATGATGGGCATTTGGTCTGGTATCTTGGGAACTATTTTGAATACAATCCTAATTGTCGGTGAGGTATATGTGTCGGTGAAGGATGGAGATGCTAAAACATTCTTCCAAAACTGTTTATCGATACCATTGATGATATGCGCATATGTGATACACAAATTTTACAAGCGTAACAAGCAAATCTATATTCCTGCTGAGAGAATAGATTTGAGTTTAGGACAGAGTCCTAGAGATGTAGAATTGATGAAACATGAGAACACTTTAAGAAAGACGAAGATTGCATCTAGTCCATGGTACTACAGGACTTACAGGTTCTGGTGCTGA
- a CDS encoding HFL254Wp (Syntenic homolog of Ashbya gossypii AER403C; Syntenic homolog of Ashbya gossypii NOHBY530; No homolog in Saccharomyces cerevisiae; Syntenic homolog of Kluyveromyces lactis KLLA0E02222g), with the protein MDPENFQKQLESQLHVSKLQSVESKPVYVSSVEVTDTVSNPLSEGSFKTILNPLLSNPLQSLTTTISALKNIEKKLMLTGLYDDVSISLTEDHSEFVKQFLKDATPKDINMDLPLPISAQIKLTPVSYRNLSLISTTRDNFASVGGRVSLLNKYGYAETINLQGELNVDPFTGNLNEKAANVKCSVPFLHDPSVKSVFDFSYSLSDLREQPWIAESDQGRHRQLGLNIGVHKPWMSLNQFYTPTTFNGLSIILRDLVPKTDATEISLPSKNVYSKLSLISQMLYSNIKSIGTVPTQGVKVNFTNEFVLKQSAAGQNFGNTFDKLTLSCEAHRSFLSEQLTTSLNFSCGSIFSPSTDGKVPDVHFMDRFYVGGLSSLKGFQTNMVGNTSGDSFYRLGLYSSIGLPKMPKISPIKLQTFVNAGDVFALKDGIPEKFAAATGVSLIYSSRIGNLDLTYAIPLTSRPQDEAKPGFSFGVKIAFM; encoded by the coding sequence ATGGACCCCGAGAACTTTCAGAAACAGTTAGAGTCGCAATTGCATGTCTCGAAATTGCAAAGCGTTGAGTCCAAGCCAGTATACGTCTCATCCGTTGAGGTTACCGATACTGTATCCAACCCTTTGTCAGAAGGATCATTCAAAACAATTCTAAACCCCTTATTATCCAATCCATTACAAAGCTTAACTACCACCATATCAGCTTTAAAAAACattgaaaagaagttaatGCTTACCGGCCTCTATGATGATGTATCCATATCACTTACAGAAGACCATTCAGAATTTGTGAAGCAGTTTTTAAAAGATGCCACTCCTAAGGATATCAATATGGATCTACCGCTTCCAATTAGTGCTCAAATCAAACTTACACCAGTTTCTTACAGGAATTTGTCGTTAATCAGCACTACAAGGGACAACTTTGCTTCTGTTGGTGGCCGTGTCTCACTCTTGAACAAATATGGCTACGCCGAGACCATAAATTTGCAAGGTGAATTGAATGTGGATCCTTTCACTGGGAACTTGAATGAAAAGGCCGCTAATGTGAAATGTTCGGTTCCATTCTTACACGACCCTTCAGTGAAAAGCGTCTTCGACTTCTCTTATTCGCTCTCGGATCTTCGTGAACAGCCTTGGATAGCAGAGTCGGATCAAGGCAGACATAGACAACTAGGTTTAAACATTGGGGTGCACAAGCCTTGGATGTCGCTTAATCAATTCTATACACCTACTACTTTCAATGGCCTATCAATTATACTTAGAGACCTTGTTCCGAAGACAGATGCTACAGAAATTTCTCTACCATCCAAAAACGTGTACTCCAAGTTAAGTTTAATTTCTCAGATGCTTTACAGTAACATTAAATCCATTGGAACTGTACCTACCCAGGGAGTGAAGGTCAATTTTACCAATGAATTCGTGCTGAAGCAGTCCGCCGCAGGCCAAAACTTTGGTAATACCTTTGACAAGTTAACATTATCCTGCGAAGCACACAGATCTTTCCTCAGCGAGCAGCTAACGACAAGTCTAAACTTTTCATGTGGTTCTATTTTTTCCCCATCAACAGACGGGAAAGTTCCCGACGTTCATTTCATGGACCGCTTCTACGTTGGTGGTCTCTCATCGTTAAAGGGTTTCCAAACTAACATGGTTGGCAACACATCTGGTGATTCATTTTACAGACTTGGTCTCTATTCCTCCATTGGTTTACCTAAAATGCCAAAGATATCACCAATTAAGTTACAAACATTCGTTAACGCCGGTGATGTTTTTGCATTAAAAGACGGTATCCCAGAGAAGTTCGCCGCTGCTACTGGAGTTTCATTGATTTACAGCTCTAGGATTGGAAATCTGGACCTCACGTATGCTATACCGTTAACTTCTAGACCACAAGATGAAGCAAAACCCGGTTTTTCATTTGGTGTTAAGATCGCCTTTATGTGA
- the XRS2 gene encoding Xrs2p (Syntenic homolog of Ashbya gossypii AER402C; Syntenic homolog of Saccharomyces cerevisiae YDR369C (XRS2)), translating into MWMFKCQFDNPNNPSEFHCISCLFLNNKEYIIGRASKSAIVVEEKGVSRVHLGITAKSELIEVQLLGSQMRLNNKAITKGEMLKFSRVASPVRLDIGSHNVPCTLEWLKWEIKIPSTLKLDEFPARKELNDLDITFVPSLSKDTTHQVVERHQDDREYDKYLFSLVKGIPLVEPGFLKGLMSSLQSNCNDFEQTVNQLLKQFSIFPNFKPQSRPLYGLHIILTKKDEYDMLKYTLELGGATTHLVLDIQTLGHFVSLLDTGKVMILTYGTASSASRKETLKRLEKITNSVGLQLTTVKDLVKAIVNENIHDILQLRSSEHNSTETSKPGATNLSDSSSNKRPIKEDPHKLTPDSQPVIKRRRTKRVQPLDSLSFFAGGVSNADVKTEGDTQLGAEQTTAHNDQLDTKKATESVKEETPKGRETRSRASRVKPLPNMMLRATDNDTHTIDSETTANSSIGQTSHQDIDSEDNITFKHELNPEAVVEQTRPSKRPPKSQDDEYSAKRSKTPSSPQTAIVDAIKEIKETEVNQIRSQIIEVAPDELTEEAITQLQCLAITKTMPMISRRSSNIVPANPEYGNRKNFKKFIKVWPKYMKAAAGLGKKTRKTTTTSKHFIPLEPYTTDNFRAQEFSTSECMPSHTSSAVSVHETAQPSTSTEEQPALFVIDGEDSDYEQTNAQPGAAHKSMPTSNEVDQINDDEEDDDGPKFAFRRSRRNK; encoded by the coding sequence ATGTGGATGTTCAAATGCCAATTCGATAATCCCAATAATCCATCTGagtttcactgtatatCATGCCTCTTTCTTAATAACAAGGAATATATTATAGGTAGAGCAAGTAAGAGTGCCATTGTAGTAGAGGAAAAGGGCGTTTCTAGGGTACATTTAGGAATAACTGCTAAAAGTGAGCTTATAGAGGTTCAGTTATTAGGTTCGCAGATGAGGCTTAACAATAAAGCTATAACGAAGGGTGAGATGTTGAAGTTTTCAAGAGTTGCAAGTCCTGTAAGACTGGATATTGGTTCCCATAATGTCCCATGTACCTTGGAATGGTTAAAATGGGAGATAAAAATACCCAGTACTCTAAAACTGGATGAATTCCCGGCAAGAAAAGAATTGAATGATTTGGATATTACCTTTGTCCCGTCGTTATCTAAAGATACTACTCATCAGGTTGTTGAGCGACATCAAGACGACAGGGAATATGATAAATATCTGTTCTCGCTGGTTAAAGGTATACCATTAGTTGAACCAGGGTTTTTAAAAGGTCTTATGTCAAGTTTACAGTCAAATTGCAATGATTTCGAGCAGACTGTGAATCAATTGCTGAAGCAATTTAGCATATTTCCCAACTTTAAACCGCAATCCCGTCCCCTGTATGGCTTGCATATTATCTTAACAAAAAAGGATGAGTATGATATGTTGAAATATACTCTAGAGTTAGGAGGTGCAACTACCCATTTAGTGTTAGACATACAAACCTTAGGGCATTTTGTTTCTCTTCTGGATACGGGAAAAGTGATGATCCTAACGTATGGTACTGCGAGCAGTGCCAGCAGAAAGGAAACCTTGAAAAGGCTTGAAAAGATCACCAATTCTGTGGGATTACAATTAACAACTGTCAAGGATTTAGTAAAGGCGATTGTGAATGAAAATATTCACGACATTCTGCAGCTTCGATCTTCTGAACACAACAGTACAGAGACGTCAAAACCAGGTGCTACCAACCTATCAGATAGTTCCTCTAATAAAAGGCCTATTAAGGAGGATCCTCATAAATTGACGCCAGATAGTCAGCCTGTgataaaaagaagaagaaccAAGCGTGTTCAGCCGCTGGATAGTCTGTCCTTTTTTGCTGGAGGAGTATCAAACGCTGACGTCAAAACAGAGGGGGATACTCAGCTAGGTGCAGAGCAGACAACCGCTCACAATGACCAATTAGATACCAAAAAGGCTACCGAATCTGTGAAAGAAGAGACCCCTAAAGGCCGGGAGACAAGATCTCGTGCATCAAGGGTCAAACCCTTGCCAAATATGATGCTTAGAGCCACAGACAATGATACGCATACAATCGACTCcgaaaccacagccaaCAGTTCTATAGGTCAAACATCACATCAAGACATAGACAGTGAGGATAATATAACCTTTAAGCACGAATTGAACCCCGAGGCCGTGGTAGAACAGACACGACCCTCCAAAAGGCCGCCCAAGAGCCAGGACGACGAATATAGCGCCAAACGTAGTAAAACTCCGTCCTCTCCACAAACAGCAATTGTAGATGCAATTAAAGAAATAAAAGAGACTGAGGTTAATCAAATAAGGTCACAGATTATAGAGGTTGCTCCGGATGAGCTAACCGAAGAAGCAATTACACAACTACAATGCTTGGCTATTACAAAGACGATGCCCATGATTTCTAGGCGCTCCAGTAATATTGTACCTGCAAACCCAGAATACGGTAATCGCAAGAACTTTAAAAAGTTCATAAAAGTTTGGCCAAAGTACATGAAAGCTGCAGCAGGCCtgggaaagaagacccGCAAGACTACTACCACTTCCAAACATTTTATTCCATTAGAACCTTACACAACCGACAACTTTAGAGCACAAGAGTTTTCAACTTCTGAATGCATGCCAAGCCACACCTCATCCGCTGTCAGCGTACATGAAACCGCGCAGCCTTCAACTTCAACTGAAGAACAGCCCGCTCTTTTTGTCATCGATGGCGAAGATAGCGATTATGAGCAAACAAATGCCCAACCGGGCGCAGCCCATAAGTCCATGCCAACTTCAAACGAAGTAGATCAAATCAACGACGATGAAGAGGACGATGACGGGCCCAAGTTCGCTTTCCGCAGATCAAGAAGAAACAAATGA
- a CDS encoding HFL252Cp (Syntenic homolog of Ashbya gossypii AER401W; Syntenic homolog of Saccharomyces cerevisiae YDR368W (YPR1) and YOR120W (GCY1)): MVELKNSTATIKLNTGAELPVVGLGTWQSTDEDCYKAVLAALKNGYKHIDTAAIYGNEEVIGRAIKDSGIPREELFITTKLWFPGYRNPKEALTKSLERLGLDYVDLYLIHWPATFKEGQDPIHGNAEADPSWTHVHTWRMVQKLPETGLTKAVGVSNFTINNLKDILNDPENKVIPAANQVEIHPYLPQEDLFDFCKEKGIVIEAYSPLGSTGSPAAKEPVIVELAEKYGVAPAQVLISWVISRGMVVLPKSQKEERVIANFKVFQLEKSDIERINEVHKKSGTKRFVDPPFSLGWK, translated from the coding sequence ATGGTCGAATTAAAGAACTCTACTGCAACTATCAAGCTCAACACCGGCGCTGAACTACCAGTTGTTGGTTTGGGTACCTGGCAATCAACTGACGAGGACTGCTACAAAGCTGTTCTCGCTGCCTTGAAGAACGGTTACAAGCACATTGACACTGCTGCAATTTACGGTAATGAGGAGGTTATCGGTAGAGCTATCAAGGACTCTGGTATTCCAAGAGAGGAACTGTTTATCACCACCAAGCTATGGTTCCCTGGCTACAGGAACCCTAAGGAAGCTTTGACCAAGTCTTTGGAGCGTTTGGGTTTGGACTATGTTGACCTTTACTTGATCCACTGGCCTGCTACCTTCAAGGAGGGTCAAGACCCAATCCACGGGAACGCTGAGGCTGACCCCAGCTGGACCCATGTGCACACCTGGAGAATGGTCCAGAAATTGCCTGAGACCGGCCTAACAAAGGCTGTTGGTGTTTCCAACTTCACTATCAACAACTTGAAGGACATTTTGAATGACCCCGAGAACAAGGTGATCCCAGCTGCTAACCAAGTTGAGATCCACCCATACTTGCCTCAAGAGGATTTGTTCGACTTCTGTAAGGAGAAGGGTATTGTCATTGAGGCCTACTCTCCTTTGGGATCCACCGGTTCCCCAGCCGCCAAGGAGCCAGTTATTGTTGAGCTTGCCGAGAAGTACGGCGTTGCTCCAGCTCAGGTTTTGATCTCCTGGGTTATCTCTAGAGGTATGGTTGTGTTGCCAAAGTCCCAAAAGGAAGAGAGAGTCATTGCCAACTTCAAGGTGTTCCAGTTGGAAAAGAGCGACATTGAGAGAATTAACGAAGTCCATAAGAAGAGCGGTACTAAGAGATTTGTTGACCCTCCATTCTCTCTAGGCTGGAAATGA